One segment of Macaca fascicularis isolate 582-1 chromosome 2, T2T-MFA8v1.1 DNA contains the following:
- the CHRD gene encoding chordin isoform X4, with product MPSLPAPPAPLLLLGLLLLGSRPARGAGPEPPALPIRSEKEPLPVRGAAGCSFGGKVYALDETWHPDLGEPFGVMRCVLCACEALQWGRRTRGPGRVTCKNIKPECPTLACGQPRQLPGHCCQTCPQERSSSERQPSGLSFEYPRDPEHRSYSDRGEPGAEERARGDGHTDFVALLTGPRSQAVARARVSLLRSSLRFSISYRRLDRPTRVRFSDSNGSVLFEHAAAPTQDGLVCGVWRAVPRLSLRLLRAEQLHVALVTLTHPSGEVWGPLIRHRALAAETFSAILTLEGSPEQGIGGITLLTLSDTEDSLHFLLLFRGLLEPRSGGLTQVPLRLQILHQGQLLRELQANVSAQEPGFAEVLPNLTVQEMDWLVLGELQMALERAGRPGLRISGHIATRKSCDVLQSVLCGADVLIPVQTGAAGSASLTLLGNGSLIYQVQVVGTSSEVVAMTLETKPQRRDQRTVLCHMAGLQPGGHMAVGICPGLGARGAHMLLQNELFLNVGTKDFPDGELRGHVAALPYSGHSARHDRLPVPLAGALVLPPVKSQAAGHAWLSLDTHCHLHYEVLLAGLGGSEQGTVTAHLLGPPGTPGPRRLLKGFYGPEAQGVVKDLEPELLRHLAKGMASLLIATKGSPRGELRGQVHIANQCEVGGLRLGAAGVEGVREPGAPDTAAAAPPVVPGPPALAPAKPGGPGRPRDPNTCFFEGQQRPHGARWAPNYDPLCSLCTCQRRTVICDPVVCPPPSCPHPVQAPDQCCPVCPEKQDVRDLPGLPRSRDPGEGCYFDGDRSWRAAGTRWHPVVPPFGLIKCAVCTCKGGTGEVHCEKVQCPRLACAQPVRVNPTDCCKQCPVGLGAHPQLGDPMQADGPRGCRFAGQWFPESQSWHPSVPPFGEMSCITCRCGAGVPHCERDDCSLPLSCSLGKESRCCSRCTARRRPPETRTDPELEKEAEGS from the exons ATGCCGAGCCTCCCGGCCCCGCCGGCCCCGCTGCTGCTTCTCGGGCTGCTGCTGCTCGGCTCCCGGCCGGCCCGCGGCGCCGGCCCTGAGCCCCCCGCGCTGCCCATCCGTTCCGAGAAGGAGCCGCTGCCCGTTCGGGGAGCAGCAG GCTGCTCCTTCGGCGGGAAGGTCTATGCCTTGGACGAGACGTGGCACCCGGACCTGGGGGAGCCCTTCGGGGTGATGCGCTGCGTGCTGTGCGCCTGCGAGGCG CTTCAGTGGGGTCGCCGTACCAGGGGCCCTGGCAGGGTCACCTGCAAGAACATCAAACCAGAGTGCCCAACCTTGGCCTGTGGGCAGCCGCGCCAGCTGCCAGGACACTGCTGCCAGACCTGCCCCCAGG AGCGTAGCAGTTCGGAGCGGCAGCCGAGCGGCCTGTCCTTCGAGTATCCGCGGGACCCGGAGCATCGCAGTTATAGCGACCGCGGGGAGCCAGGCGCTGAGGAGCGGGCCCGTGGTGATGGCCACACGG ACTTCGTGGCGCTGCTGACAGGGCCGAGGTCGCAGGCGGTGGCACGAGCCCGAGTCTCGCTGCTGCGCTCTAGCCTCCGCTTCTCCATCTCCTACAGGCG GCTGGACCGCCCTACCAGAGTCCGCTTCTCAGACTCCAATGGCAGTGTCCTGTTTGAACACGCTGCAGCCCCCACCCAAGATGGCCTG GTCTGTGGGGTGTGGCGGGCAGTGCCTCGGTTGTCTCTGCGGCTCCTTAGGGCAGAACAGCTGCATGTGGCACTTGTGACACTCACTCACCCTTCAGGAGAGGTCTGGGGGCCTCTCATCCGGCACCGGGCCCTGGCTGCAG AGACTTTCAGTGCCATCCTGACTCTAGAAGGCTCCCCAGAGCAGGGCATAGGGGGCATCACCCTGCTCACTCTCAGTGACACAGAGGACTCCTTGCATTTTTTGCTGCTCTTCCGAGGgctgctggaacccaggagtggGG GACTAACCCAGGTTCCCTTGAGGCTCCAGATTCTACACCAGGGGCAGCTACTGCGAGAACTTCAGGCCAATGTCTCAGCCCAG gaACCAGGCTTTGCTGAGGTGCTGCCCAACCTGACAGTCCAGGAGATGGACTGGCTGGTGCTAGGGGAGCTACAGATGGCCCTGGAGAGGGCAGGCAGGCCAGGGCTGCGCATCAGTGGACACATTGCTACCAGGAAGAGCTGCGATG TCCTGCAAAGTGTCCTTTGTGGGGCTGATGTCCTGATCCCAGTCCAGACGGGTGCTGCTGGCTCGGCCAGCCTCACGCTGCTAGGAAATGGCTCCCTGATCTATCAG GTGCAAGTGGTAGGGACAAGCAGTGAGGTGGTGGCCATGACACTGGAGACCAAGCCTCAGCGGAGGGATCAGCGCACTGTCTTGTGCCACATGGCTGGACTCCAGCCAGGAGGACACATG GCCGTGGGTATCTGCCCTGGGCTGGGTGCCCGAGGGGCTCATATGCTGCTGCAGAACGAGCTCTTTTTGAACGTGGGCACCAAGGACTTCCCAGATGGAGAGCTTCGGGGGCACGTGGCTGCCTTGCCCTACAGTGGGCATAGCGCCCGCCATGACA GGCTGCCTGTGCCCCTAGCAGGAGCCCTGGTGCTACCCCCTGTGAAGAGCCAGGCAGCAGGGCATGCCTGGCTCTCCCTGGATACCCACTGTCACCTGCACTATGAAGTGCtgctggctgggcttggtggctcagaACAAGGCACTGTCACTGCCCACCTTCTTGGGCCTCCTGGAACGCCAGGGCCTCGGCGGCTGCTGAAGGGATTCTATGGCCCAGAG GCCCAGGGCGTGGTGAAGGACCTGGAGCCGGAGCTGCTGCGGCACCTGGCAAAAGGCATGGCCTCTCTGCTGATCGCCACCAAGGGTAGCCCCAGAGGGGAGCTCCGAGGGCAG GTGCACATCGCCAACCAATGTGAGGTGGGCGGACTGCGCCTGGGGGCGGCCGGGGTCGAGGGGGTGCGGGAGCCGGGGGCTCCGGATACAGCCGCTGCTGCGCCACCTGTGGTGCCTGGTCCCCCGGCCCTAGCGCCTGCCAAACCTGGTGGTCCTGGGAGGCCCCGAGACCCCAACACATGCTTCTTCGAGGGGCAGCAGCGCCCCCACGGGGCTCGCTGGGCACCCAACTACGACCCGCTCTGCTCACTCTGCACCTGCCAG AGACGAACGGTGATCTGTGACCCGGTGGTGTGCCCACCACCCAGCTGCCCACACCCAGTGCAGGCTCCCGATCAGTGCTGCCCTGTTTGCCCTG AGAAACAAGATGTCAGAGACCTGCCAGGGCTGCCGAGGAGCCGGGACCCAGGAGAGG GCTGCTATTTTGATGGTGACCGGAGCTGGCGGGCAGCGGGTACGCGGTGGCACCCCGTTGTGCCCCCCTTTGGCTTAATTAAGTGTGCTGTCTGCACCTGCAAG GGGGGCACTGGAGAGGTGCACTGTGAGAAGGTGCAGTGTCCCCGGCTGGCTTGTGCCCAGCCTGTCCGTGTCAACCCCACCGACTGCTGCAAACAGTGTCCAG TGGGGTTGGGGGCCCATCCCCAGCTGGGGGACCCCATGCAGGCTGATGGGCCCCGGGGCTGCCGTTTTGCTGGGCAGTGGTTCCCAGAGAGTCAGAGCTGGCACCCATCAGTGCCCCCTTTTGGAGAGATGAGCTGTATCACCTGCAGATGTGGG GCAGGGGTGCCTCACTGTGAGCGGGATGACTGTTCACTGCCACTGTCCTGCAGCTTGGGGAAGGAGAGTCGATGCTGTTCCCGCTGCACAGCCCGCCGGCGGC CCCCAGAGACCAGGACTGATCCAGAGCTGGAGAAAGAAGCCGAAGGCTCTTAG
- the CHRD gene encoding chordin isoform X5 translates to MPSLPAPPAPLLLLGLLLLGSRPARGAGPEPPALPIRSEKEPLPVRGAAGCSFGGKVYALDETWHPDLGEPFGVMRCVLCACEALQWGRRTRGPGRVTCKNIKPECPTLACGQPRQLPGHCCQTCPQERSSSERQPSGLSFEYPRDPEHRSYSDRGEPGAEERARGDGHTDFVALLTGPRSQAVARARVSLLRSSLRFSISYRRLDRPTRVRFSDSNGSVLFEHAAAPTQDGLVCGVWRAVPRLSLRLLRAEQLHVALVTLTHPSGEVWGPLIRHRALAAETFSAILTLEGSPEQGIGGITLLTLSDTEDSLHFLLLFRGLLEPRSGGKWDGGKIREKVRESTCLRKAHMCGLAGLTQVPLRLQILHQGQLLRELQANVSAQEPGFAEVLPNLTVQEMDWLVLGELQMALERAGRPGLRISGHIATRKSCDVLQSVLCGADVLIPVQTGAAGSASLTLLGNGSLIYQVQVVGTSSEVVAMTLETKPQRRDQRTVLCHMAGLQPGGHMAVGICPGLGARGAHMLLQNELFLNVGTKDFPDGELRGHVAALPYSGHSARHDRLPVPLAGALVLPPVKSQAAGHAWLSLDTHCHLHYEVLLAGLGGSEQGTVTAHLLGPPGTPGPRRLLKGFYGPEAQGVVKDLEPELLRHLAKGMASLLIATKGSPRGELRGQRRTVICDPVVCPPPSCPHPVQAPDQCCPVCPEKQDVRDLPGLPRSRDPGEGCYFDGDRSWRAAGTRWHPVVPPFGLIKCAVCTCKGGTGEVHCEKVQCPRLACAQPVRVNPTDCCKQCPVGLGAHPQLGDPMQADGPRGCRFAGQWFPESQSWHPSVPPFGEMSCITCRCGAGVPHCERDDCSLPLSCSLGKESRCCSRCTARRRPAPETRTDPELEKEAEGS, encoded by the exons ATGCCGAGCCTCCCGGCCCCGCCGGCCCCGCTGCTGCTTCTCGGGCTGCTGCTGCTCGGCTCCCGGCCGGCCCGCGGCGCCGGCCCTGAGCCCCCCGCGCTGCCCATCCGTTCCGAGAAGGAGCCGCTGCCCGTTCGGGGAGCAGCAG GCTGCTCCTTCGGCGGGAAGGTCTATGCCTTGGACGAGACGTGGCACCCGGACCTGGGGGAGCCCTTCGGGGTGATGCGCTGCGTGCTGTGCGCCTGCGAGGCG CTTCAGTGGGGTCGCCGTACCAGGGGCCCTGGCAGGGTCACCTGCAAGAACATCAAACCAGAGTGCCCAACCTTGGCCTGTGGGCAGCCGCGCCAGCTGCCAGGACACTGCTGCCAGACCTGCCCCCAGG AGCGTAGCAGTTCGGAGCGGCAGCCGAGCGGCCTGTCCTTCGAGTATCCGCGGGACCCGGAGCATCGCAGTTATAGCGACCGCGGGGAGCCAGGCGCTGAGGAGCGGGCCCGTGGTGATGGCCACACGG ACTTCGTGGCGCTGCTGACAGGGCCGAGGTCGCAGGCGGTGGCACGAGCCCGAGTCTCGCTGCTGCGCTCTAGCCTCCGCTTCTCCATCTCCTACAGGCG GCTGGACCGCCCTACCAGAGTCCGCTTCTCAGACTCCAATGGCAGTGTCCTGTTTGAACACGCTGCAGCCCCCACCCAAGATGGCCTG GTCTGTGGGGTGTGGCGGGCAGTGCCTCGGTTGTCTCTGCGGCTCCTTAGGGCAGAACAGCTGCATGTGGCACTTGTGACACTCACTCACCCTTCAGGAGAGGTCTGGGGGCCTCTCATCCGGCACCGGGCCCTGGCTGCAG AGACTTTCAGTGCCATCCTGACTCTAGAAGGCTCCCCAGAGCAGGGCATAGGGGGCATCACCCTGCTCACTCTCAGTGACACAGAGGACTCCTTGCATTTTTTGCTGCTCTTCCGAGGgctgctggaacccaggagtggGGGTAAGTGGGATGGGGGCAAAATACGTGAGAAGGTTAGGGAGAGCACCTGTCTCAGAAAGGCCCACATGTGCGGCCTTGCAGGACTAACCCAGGTTCCCTTGAGGCTCCAGATTCTACACCAGGGGCAGCTACTGCGAGAACTTCAGGCCAATGTCTCAGCCCAG gaACCAGGCTTTGCTGAGGTGCTGCCCAACCTGACAGTCCAGGAGATGGACTGGCTGGTGCTAGGGGAGCTACAGATGGCCCTGGAGAGGGCAGGCAGGCCAGGGCTGCGCATCAGTGGACACATTGCTACCAGGAAGAGCTGCGATG TCCTGCAAAGTGTCCTTTGTGGGGCTGATGTCCTGATCCCAGTCCAGACGGGTGCTGCTGGCTCGGCCAGCCTCACGCTGCTAGGAAATGGCTCCCTGATCTATCAG GTGCAAGTGGTAGGGACAAGCAGTGAGGTGGTGGCCATGACACTGGAGACCAAGCCTCAGCGGAGGGATCAGCGCACTGTCTTGTGCCACATGGCTGGACTCCAGCCAGGAGGACACATG GCCGTGGGTATCTGCCCTGGGCTGGGTGCCCGAGGGGCTCATATGCTGCTGCAGAACGAGCTCTTTTTGAACGTGGGCACCAAGGACTTCCCAGATGGAGAGCTTCGGGGGCACGTGGCTGCCTTGCCCTACAGTGGGCATAGCGCCCGCCATGACA GGCTGCCTGTGCCCCTAGCAGGAGCCCTGGTGCTACCCCCTGTGAAGAGCCAGGCAGCAGGGCATGCCTGGCTCTCCCTGGATACCCACTGTCACCTGCACTATGAAGTGCtgctggctgggcttggtggctcagaACAAGGCACTGTCACTGCCCACCTTCTTGGGCCTCCTGGAACGCCAGGGCCTCGGCGGCTGCTGAAGGGATTCTATGGCCCAGAG GCCCAGGGCGTGGTGAAGGACCTGGAGCCGGAGCTGCTGCGGCACCTGGCAAAAGGCATGGCCTCTCTGCTGATCGCCACCAAGGGTAGCCCCAGAGGGGAGCTCCGAGGGCAG AGACGAACGGTGATCTGTGACCCGGTGGTGTGCCCACCACCCAGCTGCCCACACCCAGTGCAGGCTCCCGATCAGTGCTGCCCTGTTTGCCCTG AGAAACAAGATGTCAGAGACCTGCCAGGGCTGCCGAGGAGCCGGGACCCAGGAGAGG GCTGCTATTTTGATGGTGACCGGAGCTGGCGGGCAGCGGGTACGCGGTGGCACCCCGTTGTGCCCCCCTTTGGCTTAATTAAGTGTGCTGTCTGCACCTGCAAG GGGGGCACTGGAGAGGTGCACTGTGAGAAGGTGCAGTGTCCCCGGCTGGCTTGTGCCCAGCCTGTCCGTGTCAACCCCACCGACTGCTGCAAACAGTGTCCAG TGGGGTTGGGGGCCCATCCCCAGCTGGGGGACCCCATGCAGGCTGATGGGCCCCGGGGCTGCCGTTTTGCTGGGCAGTGGTTCCCAGAGAGTCAGAGCTGGCACCCATCAGTGCCCCCTTTTGGAGAGATGAGCTGTATCACCTGCAGATGTGGG GCAGGGGTGCCTCACTGTGAGCGGGATGACTGTTCACTGCCACTGTCCTGCAGCTTGGGGAAGGAGAGTCGATGCTGTTCCCGCTGCACAGCCCGCCGGCGGC CAGCCCCAGAGACCAGGACTGATCCAGAGCTGGAGAAAGAAGCCGAAGGCTCTTAG
- the CHRD gene encoding chordin isoform X6, translated as MPSLPAPPAPLLLLGLLLLGSRPARGAGPEPPALPIRSEKEPLPVRGAAGCSFGGKVYALDETWHPDLGEPFGVMRCVLCACEALQWGRRTRGPGRVTCKNIKPECPTLACGQPRQLPGHCCQTCPQERSSSERQPSGLSFEYPRDPEHRSYSDRGEPGAEERARGDGHTDFVALLTGPRSQAVARARVSLLRSSLRFSISYRRLDRPTRVRFSDSNGSVLFEHAAAPTQDGLVCGVWRAVPRLSLRLLRAEQLHVALVTLTHPSGEVWGPLIRHRALAAETFSAILTLEGSPEQGIGGITLLTLSDTEDSLHFLLLFRGLLEPRSGGKWDGGKIREKVRESTCLRKAHMCGLAGLTQVPLRLQILHQGQLLRELQANVSAQEPGFAEVLPNLTVQEMDWLVLGELQMALERAGRPGLRISGHIATRKSCDVLQSVLCGADVLIPVQTGAAGSASLTLLGNGSLIYQVQVVGTSSEVVAMTLETKPQRRDQRTVLCHMAGLQPGGHMAVGICPGLGARGAHMLLQNELFLNVGTKDFPDGELRGHVAALPYSGHSARHDRLPVPLAGALVLPPVKSQAAGHAWLSLDTHCHLHYEVLLAGLGGSEQGTVTAHLLGPPGTPGPRRLLKGFYGPEAQGVVKDLEPELLRHLAKGMASLLIATKGSPRGELRGQRRTVICDPVVCPPPSCPHPVQAPDQCCPVCPEKQDVRDLPGLPRSRDPGEGCYFDGDRSWRAAGTRWHPVVPPFGLIKCAVCTCKGGTGEVHCEKVQCPRLACAQPVRVNPTDCCKQCPVGLGAHPQLGDPMQADGPRGCRFAGQWFPESQSWHPSVPPFGEMSCITCRCGAGVPHCERDDCSLPLSCSLGKESRCCSRCTARRRPPETRTDPELEKEAEGS; from the exons ATGCCGAGCCTCCCGGCCCCGCCGGCCCCGCTGCTGCTTCTCGGGCTGCTGCTGCTCGGCTCCCGGCCGGCCCGCGGCGCCGGCCCTGAGCCCCCCGCGCTGCCCATCCGTTCCGAGAAGGAGCCGCTGCCCGTTCGGGGAGCAGCAG GCTGCTCCTTCGGCGGGAAGGTCTATGCCTTGGACGAGACGTGGCACCCGGACCTGGGGGAGCCCTTCGGGGTGATGCGCTGCGTGCTGTGCGCCTGCGAGGCG CTTCAGTGGGGTCGCCGTACCAGGGGCCCTGGCAGGGTCACCTGCAAGAACATCAAACCAGAGTGCCCAACCTTGGCCTGTGGGCAGCCGCGCCAGCTGCCAGGACACTGCTGCCAGACCTGCCCCCAGG AGCGTAGCAGTTCGGAGCGGCAGCCGAGCGGCCTGTCCTTCGAGTATCCGCGGGACCCGGAGCATCGCAGTTATAGCGACCGCGGGGAGCCAGGCGCTGAGGAGCGGGCCCGTGGTGATGGCCACACGG ACTTCGTGGCGCTGCTGACAGGGCCGAGGTCGCAGGCGGTGGCACGAGCCCGAGTCTCGCTGCTGCGCTCTAGCCTCCGCTTCTCCATCTCCTACAGGCG GCTGGACCGCCCTACCAGAGTCCGCTTCTCAGACTCCAATGGCAGTGTCCTGTTTGAACACGCTGCAGCCCCCACCCAAGATGGCCTG GTCTGTGGGGTGTGGCGGGCAGTGCCTCGGTTGTCTCTGCGGCTCCTTAGGGCAGAACAGCTGCATGTGGCACTTGTGACACTCACTCACCCTTCAGGAGAGGTCTGGGGGCCTCTCATCCGGCACCGGGCCCTGGCTGCAG AGACTTTCAGTGCCATCCTGACTCTAGAAGGCTCCCCAGAGCAGGGCATAGGGGGCATCACCCTGCTCACTCTCAGTGACACAGAGGACTCCTTGCATTTTTTGCTGCTCTTCCGAGGgctgctggaacccaggagtggGGGTAAGTGGGATGGGGGCAAAATACGTGAGAAGGTTAGGGAGAGCACCTGTCTCAGAAAGGCCCACATGTGCGGCCTTGCAGGACTAACCCAGGTTCCCTTGAGGCTCCAGATTCTACACCAGGGGCAGCTACTGCGAGAACTTCAGGCCAATGTCTCAGCCCAG gaACCAGGCTTTGCTGAGGTGCTGCCCAACCTGACAGTCCAGGAGATGGACTGGCTGGTGCTAGGGGAGCTACAGATGGCCCTGGAGAGGGCAGGCAGGCCAGGGCTGCGCATCAGTGGACACATTGCTACCAGGAAGAGCTGCGATG TCCTGCAAAGTGTCCTTTGTGGGGCTGATGTCCTGATCCCAGTCCAGACGGGTGCTGCTGGCTCGGCCAGCCTCACGCTGCTAGGAAATGGCTCCCTGATCTATCAG GTGCAAGTGGTAGGGACAAGCAGTGAGGTGGTGGCCATGACACTGGAGACCAAGCCTCAGCGGAGGGATCAGCGCACTGTCTTGTGCCACATGGCTGGACTCCAGCCAGGAGGACACATG GCCGTGGGTATCTGCCCTGGGCTGGGTGCCCGAGGGGCTCATATGCTGCTGCAGAACGAGCTCTTTTTGAACGTGGGCACCAAGGACTTCCCAGATGGAGAGCTTCGGGGGCACGTGGCTGCCTTGCCCTACAGTGGGCATAGCGCCCGCCATGACA GGCTGCCTGTGCCCCTAGCAGGAGCCCTGGTGCTACCCCCTGTGAAGAGCCAGGCAGCAGGGCATGCCTGGCTCTCCCTGGATACCCACTGTCACCTGCACTATGAAGTGCtgctggctgggcttggtggctcagaACAAGGCACTGTCACTGCCCACCTTCTTGGGCCTCCTGGAACGCCAGGGCCTCGGCGGCTGCTGAAGGGATTCTATGGCCCAGAG GCCCAGGGCGTGGTGAAGGACCTGGAGCCGGAGCTGCTGCGGCACCTGGCAAAAGGCATGGCCTCTCTGCTGATCGCCACCAAGGGTAGCCCCAGAGGGGAGCTCCGAGGGCAG AGACGAACGGTGATCTGTGACCCGGTGGTGTGCCCACCACCCAGCTGCCCACACCCAGTGCAGGCTCCCGATCAGTGCTGCCCTGTTTGCCCTG AGAAACAAGATGTCAGAGACCTGCCAGGGCTGCCGAGGAGCCGGGACCCAGGAGAGG GCTGCTATTTTGATGGTGACCGGAGCTGGCGGGCAGCGGGTACGCGGTGGCACCCCGTTGTGCCCCCCTTTGGCTTAATTAAGTGTGCTGTCTGCACCTGCAAG GGGGGCACTGGAGAGGTGCACTGTGAGAAGGTGCAGTGTCCCCGGCTGGCTTGTGCCCAGCCTGTCCGTGTCAACCCCACCGACTGCTGCAAACAGTGTCCAG TGGGGTTGGGGGCCCATCCCCAGCTGGGGGACCCCATGCAGGCTGATGGGCCCCGGGGCTGCCGTTTTGCTGGGCAGTGGTTCCCAGAGAGTCAGAGCTGGCACCCATCAGTGCCCCCTTTTGGAGAGATGAGCTGTATCACCTGCAGATGTGGG GCAGGGGTGCCTCACTGTGAGCGGGATGACTGTTCACTGCCACTGTCCTGCAGCTTGGGGAAGGAGAGTCGATGCTGTTCCCGCTGCACAGCCCGCCGGCGGC CCCCAGAGACCAGGACTGATCCAGAGCTGGAGAAAGAAGCCGAAGGCTCTTAG
- the CHRD gene encoding chordin isoform X7, protein MPSLPAPPAPLLLLGLLLLGSRPARGAGPEPPALPIRSEKEPLPVRGAAGCSFGGKVYALDETWHPDLGEPFGVMRCVLCACEALQWGRRTRGPGRVTCKNIKPECPTLACGQPRQLPGHCCQTCPQERSSSERQPSGLSFEYPRDPEHRSYSDRGEPGAEERARGDGHTDFVALLTGPRSQAVARARVSLLRSSLRFSISYRRLDRPTRVRFSDSNGSVLFEHAAAPTQDGLVCGVWRAVPRLSLRLLRAEQLHVALVTLTHPSGEVWGPLIRHRALAAETFSAILTLEGSPEQGIGGITLLTLSDTEDSLHFLLLFRGLLEPRSGGLTQVPLRLQILHQGQLLRELQANVSAQEPGFAEVLPNLTVQEMDWLVLGELQMALERAGRPGLRISGHIATRKSCDVLQSVLCGADVLIPVQTGAAGSASLTLLGNGSLIYQVQVVGTSSEVVAMTLETKPQRRDQRTVLCHMAGLQPGGHMAVGICPGLGARGAHMLLQNELFLNVGTKDFPDGELRGHVAALPYSGHSARHDRLPVPLAGALVLPPVKSQAAGHAWLSLDTHCHLHYEVLLAGLGGSEQGTVTAHLLGPPGTPGPRRLLKGFYGPEAQGVVKDLEPELLRHLAKGMASLLIATKGSPRGELRGQRRTVICDPVVCPPPSCPHPVQAPDQCCPVCPEKQDVRDLPGLPRSRDPGEGCYFDGDRSWRAAGTRWHPVVPPFGLIKCAVCTCKGGTGEVHCEKVQCPRLACAQPVRVNPTDCCKQCPVGLGAHPQLGDPMQADGPRGCRFAGQWFPESQSWHPSVPPFGEMSCITCRCGAGVPHCERDDCSLPLSCSLGKESRCCSRCTARRRPAPETRTDPELEKEAEGS, encoded by the exons ATGCCGAGCCTCCCGGCCCCGCCGGCCCCGCTGCTGCTTCTCGGGCTGCTGCTGCTCGGCTCCCGGCCGGCCCGCGGCGCCGGCCCTGAGCCCCCCGCGCTGCCCATCCGTTCCGAGAAGGAGCCGCTGCCCGTTCGGGGAGCAGCAG GCTGCTCCTTCGGCGGGAAGGTCTATGCCTTGGACGAGACGTGGCACCCGGACCTGGGGGAGCCCTTCGGGGTGATGCGCTGCGTGCTGTGCGCCTGCGAGGCG CTTCAGTGGGGTCGCCGTACCAGGGGCCCTGGCAGGGTCACCTGCAAGAACATCAAACCAGAGTGCCCAACCTTGGCCTGTGGGCAGCCGCGCCAGCTGCCAGGACACTGCTGCCAGACCTGCCCCCAGG AGCGTAGCAGTTCGGAGCGGCAGCCGAGCGGCCTGTCCTTCGAGTATCCGCGGGACCCGGAGCATCGCAGTTATAGCGACCGCGGGGAGCCAGGCGCTGAGGAGCGGGCCCGTGGTGATGGCCACACGG ACTTCGTGGCGCTGCTGACAGGGCCGAGGTCGCAGGCGGTGGCACGAGCCCGAGTCTCGCTGCTGCGCTCTAGCCTCCGCTTCTCCATCTCCTACAGGCG GCTGGACCGCCCTACCAGAGTCCGCTTCTCAGACTCCAATGGCAGTGTCCTGTTTGAACACGCTGCAGCCCCCACCCAAGATGGCCTG GTCTGTGGGGTGTGGCGGGCAGTGCCTCGGTTGTCTCTGCGGCTCCTTAGGGCAGAACAGCTGCATGTGGCACTTGTGACACTCACTCACCCTTCAGGAGAGGTCTGGGGGCCTCTCATCCGGCACCGGGCCCTGGCTGCAG AGACTTTCAGTGCCATCCTGACTCTAGAAGGCTCCCCAGAGCAGGGCATAGGGGGCATCACCCTGCTCACTCTCAGTGACACAGAGGACTCCTTGCATTTTTTGCTGCTCTTCCGAGGgctgctggaacccaggagtggGG GACTAACCCAGGTTCCCTTGAGGCTCCAGATTCTACACCAGGGGCAGCTACTGCGAGAACTTCAGGCCAATGTCTCAGCCCAG gaACCAGGCTTTGCTGAGGTGCTGCCCAACCTGACAGTCCAGGAGATGGACTGGCTGGTGCTAGGGGAGCTACAGATGGCCCTGGAGAGGGCAGGCAGGCCAGGGCTGCGCATCAGTGGACACATTGCTACCAGGAAGAGCTGCGATG TCCTGCAAAGTGTCCTTTGTGGGGCTGATGTCCTGATCCCAGTCCAGACGGGTGCTGCTGGCTCGGCCAGCCTCACGCTGCTAGGAAATGGCTCCCTGATCTATCAG GTGCAAGTGGTAGGGACAAGCAGTGAGGTGGTGGCCATGACACTGGAGACCAAGCCTCAGCGGAGGGATCAGCGCACTGTCTTGTGCCACATGGCTGGACTCCAGCCAGGAGGACACATG GCCGTGGGTATCTGCCCTGGGCTGGGTGCCCGAGGGGCTCATATGCTGCTGCAGAACGAGCTCTTTTTGAACGTGGGCACCAAGGACTTCCCAGATGGAGAGCTTCGGGGGCACGTGGCTGCCTTGCCCTACAGTGGGCATAGCGCCCGCCATGACA GGCTGCCTGTGCCCCTAGCAGGAGCCCTGGTGCTACCCCCTGTGAAGAGCCAGGCAGCAGGGCATGCCTGGCTCTCCCTGGATACCCACTGTCACCTGCACTATGAAGTGCtgctggctgggcttggtggctcagaACAAGGCACTGTCACTGCCCACCTTCTTGGGCCTCCTGGAACGCCAGGGCCTCGGCGGCTGCTGAAGGGATTCTATGGCCCAGAG GCCCAGGGCGTGGTGAAGGACCTGGAGCCGGAGCTGCTGCGGCACCTGGCAAAAGGCATGGCCTCTCTGCTGATCGCCACCAAGGGTAGCCCCAGAGGGGAGCTCCGAGGGCAG AGACGAACGGTGATCTGTGACCCGGTGGTGTGCCCACCACCCAGCTGCCCACACCCAGTGCAGGCTCCCGATCAGTGCTGCCCTGTTTGCCCTG AGAAACAAGATGTCAGAGACCTGCCAGGGCTGCCGAGGAGCCGGGACCCAGGAGAGG GCTGCTATTTTGATGGTGACCGGAGCTGGCGGGCAGCGGGTACGCGGTGGCACCCCGTTGTGCCCCCCTTTGGCTTAATTAAGTGTGCTGTCTGCACCTGCAAG GGGGGCACTGGAGAGGTGCACTGTGAGAAGGTGCAGTGTCCCCGGCTGGCTTGTGCCCAGCCTGTCCGTGTCAACCCCACCGACTGCTGCAAACAGTGTCCAG TGGGGTTGGGGGCCCATCCCCAGCTGGGGGACCCCATGCAGGCTGATGGGCCCCGGGGCTGCCGTTTTGCTGGGCAGTGGTTCCCAGAGAGTCAGAGCTGGCACCCATCAGTGCCCCCTTTTGGAGAGATGAGCTGTATCACCTGCAGATGTGGG GCAGGGGTGCCTCACTGTGAGCGGGATGACTGTTCACTGCCACTGTCCTGCAGCTTGGGGAAGGAGAGTCGATGCTGTTCCCGCTGCACAGCCCGCCGGCGGC CAGCCCCAGAGACCAGGACTGATCCAGAGCTGGAGAAAGAAGCCGAAGGCTCTTAG